The sequence below is a genomic window from Streptomyces sp. V1I1.
CGATCCACACGGCACCGGTCGAGGGCGCGCGCGGCGGCTTCGGCGTCTTCCGGATGTGAGGGCTTGACGATGATCACTTCTGTCCTTGTCGCGAACCGGGGCGAGATCGCGTGCCGGGTCTTTCGTACCTGCCGTGAGCTGGGCATCTCGACGGTCGCGGTGTACTCCGACGCGGACTCGTCGGCGCTGCACGTCCGGGAGGCGGACGCGGCGGTACGGCTGCCGGGGGTGGCGCCGGCGGACACGTATCTGCGCGGCGACCTGATCGTGAAGGCGGCGCTCGCGGCGGGCGCGGACGCGGTGCACCCGGGGTACGGCTTCCTGTCCGAGAACGCGGAGTTCGCGCGGGCGGTGACGGACGCGGGGCTGGTGTGGGTCGGTCCGCCGCCGGAGGCGATCGAGGCGATGGCGTCCAAGACGCGGGCGAAGCAACTGATGGGCGGCGCACCGCTGGACCCGTCGGCGGTGACGGATGCGGACCTGCCGCTGCTGGTGAAGGCGGCGGCGGGGGGCGGCGGCCGCGGCATGCGTGTCGTCCGCGAACTGGCGTCGCTGGCCGTTGAGTTGGAGGCGGGCCGGTCGGAGGCGGCGTCGGCTTTCGGTGACGGTGAGGTGTTCCTGGAGCCGTACATCGAGCGTGGCCGCCATGTGGAAGTGCAGGTGCTGGCGGACGCGTACGGCACGGTGTGGGCGCTGGGCACCCGCGACTGCTCGCTCCAGCGCCGCCACCAGAAGGTGATCGAGGAGTCCCCGGCCCCGGGCCTGCCCGACGCGCTGGTCGCGACGCTGCACGAGTCGGCGGTGACGGCGGCGCGGGCGGTGGGCTACCAGGGCGCGGGAACGGTGGAGTTCCTGATCTCCCCGGAGGGCCGGGCCCACTTCCTCGAGATGAACACCCGCCTCCAGGTGGAACACCCGGTCACGGAGGCGGTGTTCGGCATCGACCTGGTGGCGCTGCAGCTGCGGGTGGCGGAGGGCGATGCGCTGCCGCCGGGGCGGCCGGTGGGGCGGGGGCACGCGGTGGAGGCGAGGCTGTACGCGGAGGATCCGGCGAAGGGGTGGACGCCGCAGACGGGGGTGCTGCATGCGCTTGAGGTGCGGGGGTTCGTTCCCACCCACCCGCCCCTGAATGTGGGGGGTGGGACCCCCCACGCCCCCGTCCGCCCAGCGCTGCGCGCGGGCGGGGGTGTGGCGGGTGACTCGCAGGGCCCGGCGCTGGGCGCGGGCGCGGGCCCGGTGGCCCATGGCCTGGCGGCTCTTGGCCCGGACGGCCCGTCAGCCGTCGGGCCGGTGTCCCGCGACGATGCCGTCGGCCCGGCGCTTCGCGCGGGCGGGGTGGCGAGTGACTCGCTGGGCGGCGGGGAGGGTGCTCACGCCACCCCTTGGGTGCGCGTCGACACCGGTTACGCCGCCGGCGACTCCATCGGCGTGCACTACGACCCCATGATCGCCAAGGTCATCGCCTGGGCTCCCACCCGGGACCAAGCCGTGCGGCGGCTCGCCCAGGCGTTGCGACGGGCCCGTGTGCACGGGCCCGTCACCAATCGAGCCTTGCTCGTACGGTCCCTGGAGCACCCCGAGTTCACCGGCGCGCAGCTCGACACCGGCTTCTACGAGCGGAACCTGGACGCGCTCACCGCGCCCGGTGACGGAGAGCGGTACGCGGCCGTCGCCGCCGCGCTCGCGGACGCCGCCGGACGCCGCGGCGGGTGGCGGAACCTCCATTCCCAGCCGCAGGTCAAGGCCTACGGCCCGCACGAAGTCCGGTACCGCTTCGCCCGGGACGGGTTCCTCCTCGTCGACGACCCCGGCGTGCGCGTCGTCCACGTCACCCCCCACCGTGTCCGGCTCGAGATCGACGGCGTCGTGCGGCCCTTCGACGTCACCGATCACGGCGACGGGATCGTCCACGTCGACAGCCCCGCCGGCGCGTACGCCCTGCCCGTGCGGCCGCGGTTCACCGAACCCCGGGAAAGAACCCAGCCCGGGTCGTTGCTCGCGCCCATGCCCGGGACCGTCGTACGGGTCGGGGAAGGGCTGGCCGAAGGGGTCCATGTCACTCAGGGGCAGCCGCTCGTATGGCTGGAGGCCATGAAGATGGAGCACCGCATCCTCTCGCCCGCCTCCGGCACCCTCACCGCACTCCACGCCGAGCCCGGCCGTCAGGTCGAGGTCGGCGCCCTGCTAGCCGTCGTACAGAACGCAGACGTACAGGACGCAGACGTACAGGAGGAAGCATGAGCACCGTAGAGACCCAGGAGCACACCGCACTGCGCGCCGCCGTTGCCGCGCTCGGGCAGCGGCACGGGCGCGGATACGTACGCGAAGAGCTGTGGACCGAGGCCGCCAAGCTCGGCTACCTCGGGGTGAACCTTCCCGAGGAGCACGGCGGCGGCGGGGGCGGGATGCAGGAACTGTCCATCGTGCTGGAGGAGTTGGGGGCGGCCGGCTGCCCCCTCCTCATGATGGTCGTCTCGCCCGCCATCTGCGGCACCGTCATCGCCCGCTTCGGCACCGAAGCACAGAAGCGGCAGTGGCTGCCCGGCCTCGCCGACGGCAGCCTCACCATGGCCTTCGGCATCACCGAGCCCGACGCCGGGTCGAACTCCCACCGGATCACCACGACCGCCCGCCGGACCGACGACGGCTGGACACTCAACGGGCGCAAGGTCTTCATCTCCGGCGTCGACATCGCCGACGCCACCCTCATCGTCGGACGGACGGAGGATGCCAAGTCCGGCAGGCTCAAACCCTGCCTCTTCATCGTCCCCCGTGACGCCGAAGGCTTCCAGCGCTCGCAGATCGACATGGAACTGGCCGCCCAGGAGAAGCAGTTCGAGCTCGTGATCGACGACGTCCACCTGCCCGAGGACGCCCTCGTCGGTGGGGGTACCTCCCACGCCGAAGGCTGTGGGGGAGAGGACGCCGGCCTCCTCCAGCTCTTCGCCGGGCTCAACCCCGAGCGCATCATGACCGCCGCCTTTGCCATCGGCATGGGCCGTTACGCGCTGGCGAAAGCCGTCGAGTACGCGCGGACCCGCCAGGTCTGGAAGGACCCCATCGGCGCGCACCAGGCCATCGCCCACCCCCTCGCCCAGGCTCACATCGAGCTCGAACTCGCCCGCCTGATGATGCAGAAGGCCGCCACCCTCTA
It includes:
- a CDS encoding biotin carboxylase N-terminal domain-containing protein encodes the protein MITSVLVANRGEIACRVFRTCRELGISTVAVYSDADSSALHVREADAAVRLPGVAPADTYLRGDLIVKAALAAGADAVHPGYGFLSENAEFARAVTDAGLVWVGPPPEAIEAMASKTRAKQLMGGAPLDPSAVTDADLPLLVKAAAGGGGRGMRVVRELASLAVELEAGRSEAASAFGDGEVFLEPYIERGRHVEVQVLADAYGTVWALGTRDCSLQRRHQKVIEESPAPGLPDALVATLHESAVTAARAVGYQGAGTVEFLISPEGRAHFLEMNTRLQVEHPVTEAVFGIDLVALQLRVAEGDALPPGRPVGRGHAVEARLYAEDPAKGWTPQTGVLHALEVRGFVPTHPPLNVGGGTPHAPVRPALRAGGGVAGDSQGPALGAGAGPVAHGLAALGPDGPSAVGPVSRDDAVGPALRAGGVASDSLGGGEGAHATPWVRVDTGYAAGDSIGVHYDPMIAKVIAWAPTRDQAVRRLAQALRRARVHGPVTNRALLVRSLEHPEFTGAQLDTGFYERNLDALTAPGDGERYAAVAAALADAAGRRGGWRNLHSQPQVKAYGPHEVRYRFARDGFLLVDDPGVRVVHVTPHRVRLEIDGVVRPFDVTDHGDGIVHVDSPAGAYALPVRPRFTEPRERTQPGSLLAPMPGTVVRVGEGLAEGVHVTQGQPLVWLEAMKMEHRILSPASGTLTALHAEPGRQVEVGALLAVVQNADVQDADVQEEA
- a CDS encoding acyl-CoA dehydrogenase family protein — its product is MSTVETQEHTALRAAVAALGQRHGRGYVREELWTEAAKLGYLGVNLPEEHGGGGGGMQELSIVLEELGAAGCPLLMMVVSPAICGTVIARFGTEAQKRQWLPGLADGSLTMAFGITEPDAGSNSHRITTTARRTDDGWTLNGRKVFISGVDIADATLIVGRTEDAKSGRLKPCLFIVPRDAEGFQRSQIDMELAAQEKQFELVIDDVHLPEDALVGGGTSHAEGCGGEDAGLLQLFAGLNPERIMTAAFAIGMGRYALAKAVEYARTRQVWKDPIGAHQAIAHPLAQAHIELELARLMMQKAATLYDAGDDIGAGEAANMAKYAAGEACVRAVDQAVHTLGGNGLTREYGLAQLITAARVARIAPVSREMILNYVSHQSLGLPKSY